A window from Mus caroli chromosome 2, CAROLI_EIJ_v1.1, whole genome shotgun sequence encodes these proteins:
- the LOC110289050 gene encoding olfactory receptor 5D13-like, with amino-acid sequence MQLQVNQSTGVVFVFVGFSEYPNLQVPLFLIFLIIYTITVLENLGMILVIRINAKLHTPMYFFLSHLSIVDLCYTTVIAPKLLDLLITEDRSMSLKGCIIQFYFGCACVVTQTFMLAVMAYDRFVAICNPLLYTVAMSHKLCALLVTGTYLWGGLCATTLTYFLLALSYCGSSIINHFCCEYSAIISAACSDSSLSQIACLLICMFNEICSLLIIIVSYVVIFTTVIKIPTKGALQKALSTCAPHLTAISFCHGFILLLYCVLKSKSSLLLVKIVTVFYSMVIPMLNPLIYSLRNKDVKETVRKLIHMKILSQSL; translated from the coding sequence ATGCAGCTACAAGTGAATCAGAGTACTGGAGTCGTATTTGTCTTCGTGGGATTCTCAGAGTATCCGAATTTACAGGTGCCTTTATTCCTGATATTTTTGATCATATACACCATCACTGTTTTGGAAAATCTAGGAATGATTTTGGTCATCAGGATCAATGCTAAGCTCCATACTCCTATGTACTTTTTCCTCAGCCATTTATCCATTGTTGATCTTTGTTATACCACTGTGATTGCCCCAAAACTGTTAGACCTTCTGATAACAGAGGACAGATCTATGTCCCTCAAAGGATGCATAATCCAGTTTTACTTTGGCTGTGCTTGTGTGGTTACCCAAACCTTCATGTTAGCAGTAATGGCCTATGATCGCTTTGTGGCCATTTGTAACCCTCTGCTCTACACAGTGGCTATGTCTCATAAACTCTGTGCTCTCTTAGTAACTGGAACTTACCTATGGGGTGGGCTCTGTGCCACCACACTAACATATTTTCTATTGGCATTATCTTACTGTGGATCTTCCATCATTAACCACTTTTGCTGTGAGTACTCTGCCATAATTTCTGCAGCCTGTTCTGATTCTTCTCTCAGCCAGATAGCATGCTTGTTAATTTGTATGTTCAATGAGATTTGTAGCCTCCTTATCATCATTGTCTCATATGTTGTCATATTCACCACTGTCATCAAGATTCCCACTAAAGGAGCACTACAAAAAGCTTTGTCCACCTGTGCCCCACACTTGACTGCGATCTCTTTCTGCCATGGATTTATTCTCCTTCTATACTGTGTGCTCAAGTCAAAGAGCTCACTGCTTCTTGTTAAGATAGTCACTGTGTTTTACAGTATGGTCATCCCTATGCTTAATCCTCTTATTTACAGCCTAAGAAATAAGGATGTAAAAGAGACTGTGAGGAAGTTAATTCATATGAAAATCCTTTCTCAGTCATTATAG
- the LOC110306539 gene encoding olfactory receptor 5D13-like codes for MIDKDRENQTYSVIFILLGFSEYPDLQLPLFFVFLTIYTITVLGNLGMIGIIRINTKLRSTPMYFFLSHLSFVDFCYSTVVSPKLLENLIIEDRTISFSGCIIQFFFACTFVVTETYMLAVMAYDRFVAVCNPLLYTVAMSPKLCSILVGASYSWGLICSLTLTYFLLRLSFQGINIINNFVCEHAAIVAVSCSDPYISQEIIFVSASFNEISSLIIILTSYVFIFITVMKMSSTGGRSKAFSTCASHLTAIIIFHGTILFLYCVPNTKSSWLMVKVASVFYTVFIPMLNPLIYSLRNKDVKESVRKLVTKSL; via the exons ATGATTGATAA GGACCGAGAAAATCAGACTTATTCAGTGATCTTCATTCTGTTGGGCTTCTCTGAATACCCGGATCTGCAGCTGCCCCTGTTCTTCGTGTTTCTGACCATATACACAATCACTGTACTGGGAAACCTGGGTATGATTGGCATCATCAGGATCAATACAAAGCTCCGCAGTacccccatgtactttttccttagTCATCTTTCCTTTGTGGATTTCTGTTACTCTACTGTTGTATCACCCAAACTATTAGAAAACTTGATCATAGAAGACAGAACCATCTCTTTCTCAGGCTGTATTATACAGTTCTTCTTTGCATGTACATTTGTGGTGACCGAAACGTACATGCTGGCAGTGATGGCCTATGACAGATTTGTTGCAGTGTGTAATCCTCTGCTCTACACTGTTGCCATGTCTCCAAAGCTGTGTTCCATTTTAGTGGGTGCCTCATACTCTTGGGGTTTAATCTGTTCCTTGACACTTACTTACTTTTTGCTGAGATTATCCTTTCAAGggattaatataattaataattttgtgtgtgagcatgctgCTATTGTGGCTGTATCCTGCAGTGACCCATACATTAGTCAGgaaattatttttgtctctgcctcATTTAATGAAATAAGCAGCCTAATTATTATTCTTACTTCCTATGTTTTCATCTTCATCACTGTCATGAAGATGTCTTCCACTGGAGGCCGTAGTAAAGCCTTCTCTACGTGTGCTTCCCACCTGACTGCCATTATTATTTTCCATGGAACAATTCTATTTCTCTACTGTGTACCTAACACAAAGAGTTCTTGGCTCATGGTCAAGGTGGCCTCAGTGTTCTATACCGTCTTCATCCCTATGTTAAACCCCTTGATCTAtagtctcagaaacaaagatgtCAAGGAGTCAGTCAGAAAGTTGGTGACCAAAAGTTTATAA